From Danio aesculapii chromosome 9, fDanAes4.1, whole genome shotgun sequence:
TCAGGTTTTTGTAGTCAGTGTTAACGGCCAAAaactgaagaagaagaaaacatgCAGAAATGATTCTACAGCAACTGAACAAATCAGAAAAATGCTGTGCCAGACTACACTGCAAACTGCGTTTCTTACTCAGAGTGTGTGtcgtgtttctagtccaaatatctacaaactcttaaatccAGAAGCATTTTAAAGACAAGCTCAGAATCTAGTGTTGTGTTCAGCAATAATGAGtgaaaatgaagagagtttcacctaaaaacaaagcagaataatctgacaatgggggaaGCGGAATAATCTAATGTGTAAGCGagaacaagattatttagcttccCTTAAACTCTGTTACATTTTAACCAAACTAAATGACGCAGGTGTGAAAGCCCCCTCAGAGACGCACATGTTAATGGAGCATGTTTTCTAAAAATCTGCAAACATGTGACATATAATGCtgcttttatttaatcaaaaacctCACACATCTTTAACCCAGTCATCTGTGAATGAAGAGCATGCACGTGTGGATCTCGTGAACTTGGTTTGAAAActataaaatcaattcaaagcaTCAAGGAAATGACATCAACAGGAAATGCCATTTCTACAGTGAGAAACGCCCTCAAACTAGATCAGATCTCCTCTTAATCAGCAAAACGTCACTGGTTTGTCTGTGTTGTTTCAGTGTCTGCTGAACATTCATCAGCTCCGTCAGTAACTCCGTGTTTCTTAACCTTTAATAGGTATACTTGTGGAGTAACTGGATTTGTGTAGGCAACACTTGAGTTTACAGACAGTTTCATGTGTAGATACTGTGTATTTACCATAgtcaatatataaatatgataaaaacTGGGGTAACACTTTAGTAAAGTACACTGCAATAAATGCTTTCCTTACTTTAGACGTTTGtgtcttgattctagtccaaatatctgaacatTCTCAAAACAAGAAgtgttttctagacaagcagaaataaatcaagctaaataatctgccaatgggtgaGCGAAATGAAGACATTTCAGAGTAAAAGCAAGTTTATTTGACTCACCAcaaagattatttagcttgttttaatgaaaaactcagttccttttgactcattatttctgcaAACAAGACTATATATGTTGAGCTTGTCTtgaaatgcttcttggtttaagaatttgtagatatttggactagaaacaagaccaaaactctGAGTGAGGGAAGGATTTGCTGTGTGCCAATTCAAACCACtggcttattattattaagatattgttaactagtacttataaagtatgatcttattctacatccttaatcctacccaacacctaaacccaacaactacctaaataactattaataagctctaattagtaatttattgagctgaaagtcttagttaatggtgtgttcatgtgtgaattGCACAATAAAATACAGTGACTACAACTGTGACTGAATAAAAAAGGTTACATTATATAACACAGTACTTGCTTAGGTAAGTAcacattgattacacacacacacacacacacacacacacacacacacgcacacacacgcacacacgcacgcacacacacacacacacacacacacacacacacacacacgcacacacacacacacacacacacacacacacacacacacacacacacacacacacacacacacacacacctacacacagtaaaatacagtcacacagcagtgtgagtgtgtgaatagAGTGTTTACCTTGTACTGGTAGCTGGGACTGAGCTGGTTCCAGGGTTCAGGGTTTGTGCTCTTGTTCCAGCTGTTAAgagcaaataataaaacaaataaaaacaagttaatcAGAGTCaagtcacacgcacacacacacacacacacacaaacgcacacatccGGTTAAAGTCAtcattcatttaaactaataaattactaataaatgtgcaaaacaaagacaattccaagttaatatatatatatatatatgggtggaCAGTAAATTTACAGTTAATAGAGCATGTAGTGTATTACTCAGAAAGGTGATGTCTTTTCAGTAAAGTATATTTGTGTGTTGTttaacattttgtgctgtccTCCAAGTGCTTTAAAGTTGTGTAAATTTGAGTTTGCTATATGTGTAGAtggaaatttacaaaaataattaaattaaaaccttATGAACATgatctttaatgctttttttgccATTAAACAACCTCATTTTGTCATGGTTTCTTATCTGCTGTCAAAGACATACCCATGCTACACGGTAAAATGTCTGTTAATtagcagttttcagtattttgtgactCATGTTGTTATGTTctcctgtttatttctgcttctgaactgcattatgggatcttgatctttcctccaacaccTTTTGACCTTGATAAGTGTGTAAAGTGTGttttctgcacatgtgtaatagtgtgcagtgctatattgtgtgtgttggtgttgtatattacactacagaagcCTTGTGATAAACTGCAGCTCATTCTCTGTTCTCTTACACtcttatttctctacatattatatCTCTTATACTATTTCAaatcactaaaatgtcaataaaagtctctttgttaaattgtagagttgaatttacagcatcagaagtggacagagcagagatcaacatcctataatgcagttcaccaccgtaaataaacacagaacacacactaaacacagaAGATGTTCAGTAGCAGATGTGTTTTTTGTTAtcagattttattaaatattaagtgcAATATGCGTGTTTTTGGTGTTTTCTGGCATAATTATTCCAAGCAAAACTGTAATGATTTCCTTACACGACATGAGGTCCTCTGGCCAGACGAAATAAATAGGTGAACGCTCCACCCATGCCCAGACAGATGAAGAAGAACTGCGGGATCAGCTGACAAACACCACAGACACGTTACATCAACCAGCACAATCAAGATGCTATAATATTAGTCTGATTTTTGGATTATTATAtcaatatttaacatattttaaacagattttatGTCTTCATACATATTTTCTTGTCTTGTTTCAGtctgaaaacattatttttaaattaagaagcattttcaagtcaagtaaaacatatataaaaacaataaaaataaataaataataaataaataaataaaaaaataaataaaaaaataaaataaaataaaataaaaataataaataaataaataaataaataaataaacaaataattataataataatattattataataaataatatgaatatattgttttattttgagaagTAATAACTGCAAATGAGCGtaatctcacttaattttgacagatttctgaaaacaagacgataTTTTGTGCTTGTTGATTGAAGAATTTGTCGATTTTTGGActgaaacaagacagaaactctcaGTAGGAAAAGCattattattttcagtgtgtTTGGAGAACTTTAAGAGATGATGAGTGTATTAATAGTACGGTGTAGCATGTCTAACTGCTCAGTAGCTCAAATGAATGGTTTAATAAGTGATGTTGAATCCCACATTGCATTCACACTGTTGTACCCCAGACACTTCACGAGGCGCTACAGCATCAGTTCATACATCTAATCAATTCTGACTGTGTTATATCTTcagtgataaataataataacacatacaGGAGTAAGAAAGAGATTAAAATACTCACTCCTGGATGTTTCTTGACCTGATCTCGAACTTTCCGCAGCAGCAGCATCTTTACAGGAGGAGTAGAGCAGAACGGAGACtcgagagagtgtgtgagtgagagtgtgtgtacgtgtgtgttacAGCTGCTGTGAGAGGGAGGGAGGAAGGGGAGGATTCTGAAAGACTGATAATTAGAGAGAAACAACTGAAGGAAAAAAATAGTCAACATTAAGACAGAGGACAGGGAGGAAAGACAgcatacatcatcatcatcatacaacGAAGAATAATCTCCATAGCTGAATGAGGTGAAGATATATTTGAGGTGGAGGTCTTGAGTTTGTAATCTGTCCAGCCAGAGCTGCGCATCTCTCATGATGATCAGTTATATGCTCAATCAGATATGTGGGATCCTCATGTTTGAATGCACTTTCCTGCAGAGTTAGTctctaaccctgatcaaacacatggTACATTAACTTTGGATTGTCATGACAACAGCATATTATGACACAAATAGGTGGCTTTTTAACACCTAATGAAAGACAAACAGTACACAGACTCAAACACACAGTGCAAACGAGTCTATTTTTAATCTGTCAGGTGCCACTAGCtgtatacaggaatcagagagggAAATGCAATGCCTTTTAAAGGGTTAACACATTtgttgagctgttgacagtcatatatgtgtcacacactgcaaaaaacactattaggacacatatgcttcactaaaaagtgaaaattggttgtttttgtgttgtttagagCACATTGGTCACGGCGATGAGGTTATTGTGTAAAATCCAGCGTAGAGCGGTCGGTACAAACTGACATCATTGAGTTCTCAGCATTAATTAATGAGAAATACtcggtttgaaccaatcagcacgctctattgtgaatgaggtgcaacttcattaacatGCATGATAGAGCTcagaagactgtttttacctgctgCAGTGtccagagagacgccacgttgtgttgctaACCGTGAttcaaacaaaaactaaagtttTCACTTTTCAACTGACATTGAATGTCATCATTGGTCAACATTGATGACATTTTAAAtcacagtatatttactaaatactgattgtaagaaaccAATCCTAATCTAAAACgctattcatatactgaataagaatgctaatccagcagggggcgcctgTAGAGCATCAGGAATaacggtgttgccttggttactgcagtaaacaaagcagcatgacgtcaaatctagcaggattttcataaactacacagcgtCCTCATATTCACAGAtctaattcaggcaaactttagcatacaactaatcaaaaatgatgcaaaatttaataccttgtatAATagcattcaagatttttaaataatacattattaaggGTCTTACTATTTAAACATCGTGCACAAAATTActattgcgctggtctgaaaatagcaacaaatcatgccaaacatgtcttgcgccttattgcgccaggtgtattaTAGGGCCCttaatagcaaaagtgtattcggacATGCCTTCAGACTTTGCACTTTAATCATTAAAATAGGGCCTGTTGTGTTTCAGTAGACAAAAGGGTTTACAATTTGACTTTTGGTCTGATCTCAATTCAAAActaaggacaattttagcctatacccaattcccctatagcgcatgtgtttggactgtgggggaaaccggagcacccggaggaaacccacaccaacacggggagaacatgcaaactccacacagaaacacacactgaccagcCGAGGTctgaaccttcttgctgtgaggcgattgtgctacccactgcgtcatcGCGTCACCCCACCTGGGTAACCTGGGAAATGTTAAAGTGagaggtgaataaatgatgactgaatgttcattattgggtgaacccTCACTCTTAATCACCACATGACCTTGCCGTTTGTCAAAAATACAGCAGGTGATGACATGAAAAACACATGCAGGATTGAGATGGCAATGAAATCAACCCTTACGTCCCTTGAGAAACAATTACTGTCTGGATAGGGCTTACGAGACTGGTGTTGTACATTATCACCAGTTTTTGTACAGTAATTGTTTCTCAGGGGGACGTAAGGGATATTCACAGTTTACAGGAGGAGGTTGATGATTTATAGTCGTGAATTCAGAATTTATTATTATGAGACGATCAACACATACTGAGAGATGTTATACTGTAGGATTATTCTGGATTAGCATGTTGCTCTCTGCAGTTAGTTGGGTGTTAGGTTCAGGTTCACTCTCTGACTGGAACAAATGAGGATCATACTCCATCCAGGAATtacaaattatccagcatatgttttactcagcggatgcccttccagctgcaacccatgaccgggaaacatccatacacactcattcaactcatacactacagacaatttagccttcccaattcccctatagcgcatgtgtctggactgtaggggaaaccggagcacccggaggaaacccacaccaacatgagagcatgcaaactccacacagaaacaccagccggaactcgaaccagcgacctttttgctgtgaggccacagtgctaaccactgagccaccgtgctgccaacaCAGAGCCATATTTCAATTCTTATTTATATGCATGTacattttcttctttttaaattaaataaaacaagtgtATTTTCGTATAACATACAACTATGATTTACCATTGCCATATTTTGCCCTCTGTGGTGAGCAGTGGTGGAGTTACAGGGCATCTGTACATCAAAATCTGAGCTCAGGTGAAAGAGCAGTCAAAGATCTGATCTCTGCATCTGCTCCTGCAACAATCACCCATAATAATCCTGCTTCAGGAGACCGAACAGCAGATATTACTGTGACGGAGTGTTGAGctgaagcagacacacacacacacacacacacacacacacacacacacacacacacacacacacacacacacacacacacacacacacacgcacacacacgcacacacacacacacacacacacacactgaaggacAGATGAAAGGCTGTTGATTACGCCATACAGACACTCAAAGCAGTGTGTGTCACTTCTCATACACAATAACTGCTGTGACAGATCCTTGAGcacataaacaacacacacacgcacacacgtacacacacacattacctttGATGGGTTAAATCTACATCATTACTGTTCATTTCATGTTCATATACACaatatgacacacacacatacaggtcaAAGGAGAAAAGGCTTTTTCCAGGCATCAAACGAAAGTAAAACACTTTAAATACTGATATCTTATATTAGCATGTCATTTCAATTTTTCATGtttgatgtttgagaaaaaagACTTGagcgtttattcattcattcattcattttcttttcagcttagtgcctttattaatcagggatctccacagcggaatgaatatccagcacatgttttacacagtggatgcccttccagctgcaacccatctctgggaaacatccatacacactcattcacacacatacactacagacaatttagccttcccaattcacctgtaccacatgtgtttggactgtgggggaaaccggagcacccggaggaaacccacaccaacatgcaaactccacacagaaacaccaactgacccagacgaggttcgaaccagcgacctacttgctgtgagggaaCGGCACTACTGCGTCACCACATTTATTCATGATTTCAAGAAAACACCCAGTAAAATGCCGTTCAGCATAGTTTATggcatattaatttaaattaattcccATCTAATGGgcctcacggtggcgcagtgggtagcacaatcacctcacagcaggaaggtcgctggtttgagcctcggcttgttcagttggcatttcaaatAATCGTGTTtatccttttgacataagattattttgtgtAGCCCACTGACCCAAATGCACACTAGATacagtttccatccaacgagtccaaCAGAACAATATCATctcttcctgataaactggtgccaaatatcaaaagaagAATGAAAGTTGCTGCGTTAGGagaatgtgtttttaatataataacttcTTCGATAATGTAGACAGAACGGGATGTGTGCAGTCATGTCATCTTGCTCCTGGAGGAGGTGTTGAGACGACTCTTTAGGAACGCTGCCATCAAGGATGGTCGTCACTTCTTTCAGACCTCATCATCCACCCAATCACACCTGTCACTTTCCACCTTGATGgaaaatcacatgactttgtgGTGTGCATGCTGGAATGTATATTCAGTAAATGGGTTTCTGTTGTAGTTTACACACCTTTTTTCTTATCGTGTAAATAGTTGATCCTACTCAGTTGTTTCCAGAAATACACACTTCTTGTCCTTTTCCATTCAGGggtattttttgcaatattccaaaatgtgcataagaaATAGCTGGACGGAAACGTAGCTAGTGTAAAAAACATCTATTAAATACCAGATCTCtgtgttttattgatgttttgggtttatttgcggttgtgaattgcattatgggatgttgatgaTCGAAACATGAatcaaatacagaaaactgctaatttatggatattattttacaattgtattttattaaagtctactcCAACCTCAAACTCAACCATCTcagtaatttataaatattaattactgcTGTGTCAATAATATTCCCGGCTTGGTTCATACTCGTCCCTGTCTTACCGGCAGGTGGCGGTGCTGAGAATGAAACACAAGTAAAACACAAACAGTCCTCGGTGTGCAGAAGAAGTCGCAGTTTATCACTTGAATGCTGTTCAACATGAGTAATAACCGCACGGTTTACTCGTTCGAGGATTACCGCTGCTCTCCGGATCCGGTGTTCGAGCTGGACCGGCGGTGTGTGTCTCCTGGCCCGGTGCCGGTGGTTGTGGATAACGGCTCGTTCCAGTGCCGCGCTGGCTGGAGCAGCGGAGCCCCGGAGCTCGACTACCCGCGGCTGGTGTTCCGCCCGGCGGCCGCCCGCAGCAGAGGAGCCGCCCGCGGTGGAGCGCAGGTGGGGAATGACATCCCGAACCCGGAGCCGCTGCGCTGGACGCTCAAGAGCGCCTTCGACCGAGACACGGTGGTCAACTTCGACATCCAGGAGCTCGTCTTCGACTACATCTTCATGCACCTCGGGATAAACACACAGGTGAGGAGGATGTGCAGTCTGTCCAGCTCACAGTACTTTATTTAAAGCACCCGTAAACTCAAATAAAGCTTTAGAGATGTTACTTTCAGTCTGTTAGtgttaaggatatctataagctagcatGTTACAAACTgcgcgtttagaagatataaacctgatgtAAATACCCAAAGCTTGGAGTTGGCCACTTCCACATAAATGGATCTGGAGtttttttgacgtcacctcatacttcagctcctctgacaagccccgcccccttcatcTCATTTGCTGTGACCCTTTTATAAGACTGTTACtgcgttta
This genomic window contains:
- the ndufa4l2a gene encoding NADH dehydrogenase [ubiquinone] 1 alpha subcomplex subunit 4-like 2 — protein: MLLLRKVRDQVKKHPGLIPQFFFICLGMGGAFTYLFRLARGPHVVWNKSTNPEPWNQLSPSYQYKFLAVNTDYKNLKKEGPDF